One genomic window of Micrococcus flavus includes the following:
- the aroC gene encoding chorismate synthase, with translation MVRWLTAGESHGPALTGIVEGLPAGIPVTTQDVQDALARRRLGYGRGARMSFEQDAVTILGGVRHGLTLGSPVAIQVGNTEWPKWEKVMAADPVPAEELAGLARNARLTRPRPGHADLAGMQKYGFDEARPLLERASARETAARVALGTVARSFLAELGVRIVSHTVAFGTVALPEDHAFPRPEDQDRLDADPVRCLDPEVSAAMVAEVDDAHKAGETLGGVVEVLAYGVPVGLGSHVHWDRRLDARLAGALMGIQAIKGVQVGDGFATAARRGSQAHDAIARGQDGRPRRVTERAGGIEAGMSTGEVLRVSAAMKPIATVPRALPTVDVATGAETTAHHQRSDVAAVPAAGIVAEAMVALVLADALLEKFGGDSVAETRRNLEAFTTSLPTLPDAPAGGGGEGPMGDPLS, from the coding sequence ATGGTGCGCTGGTTGACAGCGGGCGAGTCTCACGGCCCCGCGCTCACAGGAATCGTCGAAGGACTGCCCGCCGGGATCCCGGTGACGACGCAGGACGTGCAGGACGCGCTCGCGCGCCGCCGTCTCGGCTACGGCCGCGGCGCGCGCATGTCGTTCGAGCAGGATGCCGTGACCATCCTCGGCGGCGTCCGGCACGGCCTGACCCTCGGCTCCCCGGTGGCCATCCAGGTGGGCAACACGGAGTGGCCCAAGTGGGAGAAGGTCATGGCGGCGGACCCGGTCCCGGCGGAGGAGCTCGCCGGACTCGCCCGCAACGCCAGGCTCACGCGCCCGCGCCCCGGGCACGCGGACCTCGCCGGCATGCAGAAGTACGGCTTCGACGAGGCGCGCCCGCTGCTGGAGCGCGCCTCGGCGCGCGAGACCGCCGCCCGCGTGGCCCTCGGCACGGTGGCCCGCTCGTTCCTCGCCGAGCTGGGCGTGCGGATCGTCTCCCACACCGTGGCCTTCGGCACCGTCGCCCTGCCGGAGGACCACGCCTTCCCCCGGCCCGAGGACCAGGACCGGCTGGACGCGGACCCCGTGCGCTGCCTCGACCCCGAGGTGTCCGCCGCGATGGTCGCCGAGGTGGACGACGCCCACAAGGCGGGGGAGACCCTCGGCGGCGTCGTGGAGGTCCTGGCCTACGGCGTGCCCGTGGGGCTGGGTTCGCACGTGCACTGGGACCGTCGGCTGGACGCCCGCCTGGCGGGCGCCCTGATGGGCATCCAGGCCATCAAGGGCGTGCAGGTGGGGGACGGGTTCGCCACGGCCGCCCGCCGCGGGTCCCAGGCCCACGACGCCATCGCCCGGGGCCAGGACGGGCGGCCGCGGCGCGTGACCGAGCGTGCCGGCGGCATCGAGGCGGGCATGTCCACGGGCGAGGTGCTGCGCGTGTCCGCCGCCATGAAGCCGATCGCCACGGTCCCGCGGGCGCTGCCCACGGTGGACGTGGCCACCGGGGCCGAGACCACCGCGCACCACCAGCGCTCCGACGTCGCCGCCGTGCCCGCGGCCGGGATCGTGGCGGAGGCCATGGTGGCGCTCGTGCTGGCGGACGCGCTCTTGGAGAAGTTCGGCGGCGACTCGGTGGCCGAGACCCGCCGCAACCTCGAGGCGTTCACCACGTCCCTGCCGACCCTGCCGGACGCGCCGGCCGGGGGCGGGGGCGAGGGCCCCATGGGCGACCCGCTGTCGTGA
- a CDS encoding shikimate kinase, with amino-acid sequence MTDAPSPADLAPSWEAMVRGLDAQLAAARVRRDIAAGGPAAPAGVVIVGPMGAGKTTVGRLVAERLSLAFVDADDLFVRAHGPIPAFFAEHGEPAFRREEERVVAHVLDRPDPCVLACGGGVVLSAATRRRLAASPALVVSLTVAEEEALRRVGGGAGRPVLAGDPAGTWRRILAERAPLYREVAGAEVDGTGRPPSEAASRIVDLMIPPTPRSRTRP; translated from the coding sequence GTGACGGACGCGCCCTCGCCCGCGGACCTCGCCCCCTCCTGGGAGGCCATGGTCCGGGGGCTGGACGCGCAGCTGGCCGCCGCCCGGGTGCGGCGGGACATCGCCGCCGGCGGGCCGGCGGCCCCGGCCGGCGTCGTCATCGTGGGTCCGATGGGCGCGGGCAAGACCACGGTGGGCCGGCTCGTGGCCGAGCGGCTGTCCCTGGCGTTCGTGGATGCGGACGACCTGTTCGTGCGCGCCCACGGTCCCATCCCGGCGTTCTTCGCCGAGCACGGGGAGCCGGCCTTCCGGCGGGAGGAGGAGCGCGTCGTCGCCCACGTCCTGGACCGGCCCGATCCCTGCGTGCTCGCGTGCGGGGGCGGGGTCGTGCTGAGCGCGGCCACCCGCCGGCGCCTGGCGGCGTCCCCCGCGCTCGTGGTGAGCCTCACCGTGGCGGAGGAGGAGGCCCTGCGCCGCGTGGGCGGCGGCGCGGGCCGGCCCGTGCTGGCGGGCGACCCTGCGGGCACGTGGCGCCGCATCCTCGCCGAGCGCGCCCCCCTGTACCGGGAGGTCGCGGGGGCGGAGGTGGACGGCACCGGCCGACCCCCGTCCGAGGCCGCCTCGCGTATCGTGGACCTGATGATCCCCCCGACCCCGAGGAGTCGAACGCGCCCATGA
- the aroB gene encoding 3-dehydroquinate synthase produces MTDIQPDPIETAPPAGAAPAAAPADVTVIPVSGGSAAEASGGYDVVVGRGLLARLPAMLGPHVRRVLVIHPRALRATGDVVKNDLEAAGLTSLTAEIPDAEEGKHLQVAGFCWQVLGQNDFTRSDAVVSVGGGAVSDLAGFVAATWLRGVRVVHMPTTLLGMVDAAVGGKTGINTAEGKNLVGAFHPPAGVLADLDTLLTLPANELVSGLAEVVKCGFIADPEILDLIEADPVQAQNPHSAVLRELIERSIAVKARVVSEDLRESGPRESLNYGHTLGHAIELAERYQWRHGAAVSVGLVFAAELARSLGRLDDATADRHWSVLQALGLPVSYRGDRWQSLLDGIRRDKKNRGDQLRFVLLEGLGRPVTVDIPDASLLFAAYQEIAE; encoded by the coding sequence ATGACGGACATCCAGCCGGACCCGATCGAGACCGCCCCGCCCGCCGGCGCCGCACCCGCCGCGGCCCCGGCGGACGTCACCGTGATCCCCGTGTCCGGGGGCTCCGCCGCGGAGGCCTCGGGCGGCTACGACGTGGTGGTGGGCCGCGGCCTGCTCGCCCGGCTGCCCGCCATGCTCGGCCCCCACGTGCGCCGCGTCCTCGTGATCCACCCGCGCGCCCTGCGCGCCACGGGCGACGTGGTCAAGAACGACCTCGAGGCGGCTGGGCTGACGTCCCTCACCGCCGAGATCCCGGACGCCGAGGAGGGCAAGCACCTCCAGGTGGCCGGCTTCTGCTGGCAGGTCCTGGGGCAGAACGACTTCACCCGCTCGGATGCCGTGGTGTCCGTCGGCGGCGGCGCCGTCTCGGACCTGGCCGGCTTCGTGGCCGCCACGTGGCTGCGCGGCGTGCGCGTGGTGCACATGCCCACCACCCTGCTGGGCATGGTCGACGCCGCCGTGGGCGGCAAGACGGGCATCAACACGGCTGAGGGCAAGAACCTCGTGGGCGCGTTCCACCCGCCGGCCGGCGTGCTCGCCGACCTCGACACGCTGCTGACCCTGCCCGCGAACGAGCTGGTCTCTGGGCTGGCCGAGGTGGTCAAGTGCGGCTTCATCGCCGACCCGGAGATCCTCGACCTGATCGAGGCGGACCCGGTCCAGGCGCAGAACCCCCACTCGGCCGTGCTGCGCGAGCTGATCGAGCGCTCGATCGCCGTCAAGGCGCGCGTGGTGTCCGAGGACCTGCGCGAGTCCGGCCCCCGCGAGTCCCTGAACTACGGCCACACCCTGGGTCACGCGATCGAGCTGGCCGAGCGGTACCAGTGGCGTCACGGCGCCGCGGTCTCGGTGGGCCTGGTGTTCGCCGCGGAGCTGGCCCGCTCCCTGGGCCGGCTCGACGACGCGACGGCGGACCGCCACTGGTCCGTGCTGCAGGCCCTGGGCCTGCCCGTGTCCTACCGGGGGGACCGCTGGCAGTCCCTGCTGGACGGCATCCGTCGGGACAAGAAGAACCGGGGCGACCAGCTGCGCTTCGTGCTGCTCGAGGGGCTGGGCCGGCCGGTCACCGTGGACATCCCGGACGCGTCCCTGCTGTTCGCCGCCTACCAGGAGATCGCCGAATGA
- the efp gene encoding elongation factor P, with protein sequence MATTNDIKNGSVLNLEGQLWNVIEFQHVKPGKGGAFVRTKMKNITTGKVVDKTFNAGTKVEFATVDRSDYQYLYQDGEDYVFMDVKDYDQITVPAAVVGDAARFMLENTQVVIALNEGTPLYLEMPASVVLEITYTEPGLQGDRSSAGTKPATVETGAEIQVPLFVEQGTRVKVDTRSGDYLGRVND encoded by the coding sequence GTGGCGACCACCAACGACATCAAGAACGGCTCCGTGCTGAACCTGGAGGGCCAGCTCTGGAACGTCATCGAGTTCCAGCACGTGAAGCCGGGCAAGGGCGGCGCGTTCGTGCGCACCAAGATGAAGAACATCACCACCGGCAAGGTCGTGGACAAGACCTTCAATGCCGGCACCAAGGTGGAGTTCGCCACCGTGGACCGCTCGGACTACCAGTACCTGTACCAGGACGGCGAGGACTACGTCTTCATGGACGTCAAGGACTACGACCAGATCACGGTGCCCGCCGCCGTCGTGGGCGACGCCGCCCGGTTCATGCTGGAGAACACCCAGGTGGTCATCGCCCTGAACGAGGGCACCCCGCTGTACCTCGAGATGCCGGCCTCCGTGGTCCTGGAGATCACCTACACCGAGCCGGGCCTGCAAGGGGACCGCTCCTCGGCCGGCACCAAGCCCGCCACCGTGGAGACCGGCGCCGAGATCCAGGTGCCGCTGTTCGTGGAGCAGGGCACCCGCGTCAAGGTGGACACCCGCTCCGGCGACTACCTGGGCCGCGTGAATGACTGA
- the nusB gene encoding transcription antitermination factor NusB: MTDTPSPSAAKRGTTARSRSRQRAVEILFEAEARGSSVLEGIRTRRESTDLQVNEYTQRLVEGVIADQERLDEALTSYSRGWPLDRMPAVDRAILRVGAWELLFQDDVPDGVAVSEAVALAAALSTDDSPEFVNGLLGRLQQVKPTLLA; encoded by the coding sequence ATGACTGACACCCCCTCCCCGTCCGCCGCGAAGCGGGGGACCACGGCCCGCAGCCGCTCCCGGCAGCGCGCCGTGGAGATCCTCTTCGAGGCCGAGGCCCGCGGGTCCAGCGTCCTCGAGGGCATCCGCACGCGCCGGGAGAGCACGGACCTGCAGGTCAACGAGTACACCCAGCGGCTCGTGGAGGGCGTGATCGCGGACCAGGAGCGCCTGGACGAGGCCCTGACCTCGTACTCGCGGGGCTGGCCCCTGGACCGCATGCCCGCCGTGGACCGTGCCATCCTCCGCGTCGGTGCGTGGGAGCTGCTGTTCCAGGACGATGTGCCGGACGGCGTCGCCGTATCCGAGGCCGTGGCCCTCGCCGCGGCGCTGTCCACCGACGACTCGCCCGAGTTCGTGAACGGCCTCCTGGGCCGGCTGCAGCAGGTCAAGCCCACTCTGCTCGCCTGA
- the pyrR gene encoding bifunctional pyr operon transcriptional regulator/uracil phosphoribosyltransferase PyrR produces the protein MGQTPAAPRAARTVLTSPEIDRALTRIAHEILEANKGPAGLVLMGIPRRGVPLARRLGAVLHRIDPAFDAGASVGEVDVTLYRDDLRRGTARTPAPTRLPRTPIDGAVVVLVDDVLFSGRTVRAALDALADLGRPAAVRLAVLVDRGHRELPIRADFVGKNLPTSTAERVQVRLVEVDGPAVGGHDGQDAVRIADAVAHTAAETPREG, from the coding sequence ATGGGTCAGACCCCGGCCGCACCTCGTGCTGCACGCACCGTCCTGACGTCCCCCGAGATCGACCGCGCCCTCACCCGCATCGCCCACGAGATCCTCGAGGCGAACAAGGGCCCGGCGGGCCTGGTGCTGATGGGCATCCCGCGCCGCGGCGTGCCCCTGGCCCGCCGCCTGGGCGCCGTCCTGCACCGGATCGACCCCGCGTTCGACGCCGGCGCGTCCGTGGGCGAGGTGGACGTCACCCTGTACCGCGACGACCTGCGCCGCGGCACCGCGCGCACCCCCGCCCCGACGCGGCTGCCGCGCACCCCGATCGACGGCGCCGTGGTGGTCCTCGTGGACGACGTCCTGTTCTCCGGCCGCACCGTCCGGGCCGCCCTCGACGCCCTCGCCGACCTCGGCCGCCCCGCCGCGGTCCGCCTGGCCGTCCTCGTGGACCGCGGGCACCGCGAGCTGCCGATCCGCGCCGACTTCGTGGGCAAGAACCTGCCGACCTCCACCGCCGAGCGCGTCCAGGTGCGCCTCGTGGAGGTGGACGGCCCCGCCGTCGGCGGGCACGACGGCCAGGACGCCGTCCGCATCGCGGACGCCGTGGCCCACACCGCCGCCGAGACCCCCCGGGAGGGCTGA
- a CDS encoding aspartate carbamoyltransferase catalytic subunit has product MRHLLDTADLTRAEALAILDTAEEMAAVNDREVKKLPALRGRTVVNLFLEDSTRTRISFEAAAKRLSADVINFSAKGSSVSKGESLKDTVQTLEAIGADAIVMRHWSSGAARQLADSGWVRSAVVNAGDGTHAHPTQALLDAFTLRRHLAAETGRRPEGTDLAGLHVVIVGDILHSRVARSNVWLLALLGARVTLAAPPTLLPVGVAAWPARVTYSLDDALEDAPDAVMMLRVQGERMGGAFFPSAGEYTRTWGLTPERFARLSARPGGALAAPLVMHPGPMNRGLEICDAAADSPRNTVLEQVANGVSVRMAVLHLVLNQDAAAPAPPAPAQEDRP; this is encoded by the coding sequence GTGCGCCACCTGCTCGACACCGCCGACCTGACCCGCGCCGAGGCCCTCGCGATCCTCGACACCGCCGAGGAGATGGCCGCCGTCAACGACCGCGAGGTCAAGAAGCTGCCCGCCCTGCGCGGGCGCACCGTGGTCAACCTCTTCCTCGAGGACTCCACCCGCACCCGGATCTCCTTCGAGGCCGCAGCCAAGCGCCTGTCCGCGGACGTGATCAACTTCTCCGCCAAGGGCTCCTCCGTCTCCAAGGGCGAGTCGCTCAAGGACACCGTGCAGACCCTCGAGGCGATCGGCGCGGACGCGATCGTCATGCGGCACTGGTCCTCGGGCGCGGCCCGCCAGCTGGCCGACTCCGGCTGGGTGCGCTCCGCCGTCGTCAACGCCGGCGACGGCACCCACGCCCACCCCACCCAGGCGCTGCTGGACGCGTTCACCCTGCGCCGCCACCTCGCCGCCGAGACCGGCCGCCGCCCCGAGGGGACGGACCTCGCCGGCCTCCACGTGGTGATCGTGGGGGACATCCTCCACTCGCGCGTGGCCCGCTCCAACGTGTGGCTGCTGGCGCTGCTGGGGGCGCGCGTGACCCTCGCCGCCCCGCCCACCCTCCTGCCCGTGGGCGTGGCCGCCTGGCCGGCCCGCGTGACGTACTCGCTGGACGACGCCCTCGAGGACGCCCCCGACGCCGTCATGATGCTCCGCGTGCAGGGCGAGCGCATGGGCGGGGCCTTCTTCCCCTCCGCGGGGGAGTACACCCGCACGTGGGGCCTCACCCCCGAGCGGTTCGCCCGCCTGTCCGCCCGCCCGGGCGGCGCCCTGGCCGCGCCGCTCGTGATGCACCCCGGCCCCATGAACCGCGGCCTGGAGATCTGCGACGCCGCCGCCGACTCCCCGCGCAACACCGTCCTGGAGCAGGTGGCCAACGGCGTGTCCGTGCGCATGGCCGTGCTGCACCTCGTGCTGAACCAGGACGCCGCCGCCCCCGCCCCGCCCGCCCCCGCCCAGGAGGACCGCCCGTGA
- a CDS encoding dihydroorotase, producing MSTPTTALPALLFRGATLASGRTADVLVADGRVAAVGEVDEARAHDARQVPAEGLVLLPGLVDLHTHLRQPGKEDAETVETGTRAAALGGFTAVHAMANSTPTADTAGVVEQVWRLGREAGWCDVHPVGAVTVGLAGEALADLGAMADSQASVRMFSDDGMCVHDAVIMRRALEYVKSFDGFVAQHAQEPRLTAGAQMNESELSGVLGLAGWPAVAEEAIIARDVLLAQHVDSRLHVCHVSTAGSVELIRWAKEQGVKVTAEVTPHHLLLTEELVRSYDPVFKVNPPLRRESDVLALREALADGTIDTVGTDHAPHTAESKQCEWTVAAMGMTGLETALSVVQQAMVDTGLMDWAGVARAMSVTPARIGGLTEQGRADEDGVPLVGAPANLVLWDPAVRRTVDPGTHATRSRNSPYRGMELPGAVVHTVYRGRQVVVDGALGEPVRHPAEGSTA from the coding sequence GTGAGCACCCCCACCACCGCCCTGCCCGCCCTGCTCTTCCGCGGCGCCACCCTCGCCTCGGGCCGGACCGCCGACGTCCTCGTGGCCGACGGGCGTGTGGCCGCCGTCGGCGAGGTCGACGAGGCGCGCGCCCACGACGCCCGGCAGGTCCCGGCCGAGGGCCTCGTGCTCCTGCCCGGCCTCGTGGACCTGCACACCCACCTGCGCCAGCCCGGCAAGGAGGACGCCGAGACGGTCGAGACCGGCACCCGCGCCGCCGCCCTGGGCGGCTTCACCGCCGTGCACGCCATGGCCAACTCCACGCCCACGGCGGACACCGCCGGCGTCGTCGAGCAGGTGTGGCGTCTCGGCCGCGAGGCCGGCTGGTGCGACGTCCACCCGGTGGGCGCGGTGACCGTCGGCCTGGCGGGGGAGGCCCTCGCCGACCTCGGCGCGATGGCCGACTCGCAGGCATCCGTGCGCATGTTCTCCGACGACGGCATGTGCGTGCACGACGCCGTGATCATGCGCCGCGCCCTCGAGTACGTGAAGTCCTTCGACGGGTTCGTGGCCCAGCACGCGCAGGAGCCCAGGCTCACCGCCGGCGCCCAGATGAACGAGTCGGAGCTCTCCGGCGTCCTCGGTCTGGCCGGCTGGCCCGCCGTCGCGGAGGAGGCGATCATCGCCCGCGACGTCCTCCTCGCCCAGCACGTCGACTCCCGCCTGCACGTCTGCCACGTCTCCACCGCCGGCTCCGTCGAGCTCATCCGCTGGGCCAAGGAGCAGGGCGTCAAGGTCACCGCCGAGGTCACCCCCCACCACCTGCTGCTCACCGAGGAGCTCGTGCGCAGCTATGACCCCGTGTTCAAGGTCAACCCGCCCCTGCGCCGCGAGTCCGACGTGCTCGCCCTGCGGGAGGCGCTCGCGGACGGCACGATCGACACGGTGGGCACCGACCACGCCCCCCACACGGCGGAGTCCAAGCAGTGCGAGTGGACCGTGGCCGCGATGGGCATGACCGGCCTCGAGACCGCCCTGTCCGTGGTGCAGCAGGCCATGGTGGACACCGGCCTGATGGACTGGGCCGGCGTGGCCCGGGCGATGTCCGTGACGCCCGCCCGCATCGGCGGCCTCACCGAGCAGGGCCGGGCGGACGAGGACGGCGTGCCGCTCGTCGGCGCCCCGGCCAACCTGGTCCTGTGGGATCCCGCCGTGCGGCGCACCGTGGACCCGGGGACGCACGCCACGCGCTCGCGCAACAGCCCGTACCGCGGCATGGAACTGCCCGGCGCCGTGGTGCACACCGTGTACCGGGGCCGGCAGGTCGTCGTCGACGGCGCCCTCGGCGAGCCCGTGCGCCACCCGGCCGAGGGGAGCACGGCGTGA
- a CDS encoding PH-like domain-containing protein, with translation MSVPALTTTAAALAGVRPVAPRAPMKDYADVWLPITLGTLAVIALLLALLWWGWRGRRRRQAGVPAPAPVPPEVLEREPAERSEGMFVGTVSGQDRLDRVAVHDLGIRSDAVVEVHTAEDRPGLLVLRPHVAPLFVPAAHLVEAGLSAGIAGKFTEPGGLVAWGWRLGDADLTSAFRPRRPEDRARLLAALQTIIDRAAPVRAGQEDAR, from the coding sequence GTGAGCGTCCCGGCCCTGACGACGACGGCGGCCGCCCTGGCCGGGGTGCGCCCCGTGGCGCCCCGGGCGCCCATGAAGGACTACGCGGACGTGTGGCTGCCCATCACGCTCGGCACCCTCGCGGTCATCGCCCTCCTGCTCGCCCTGCTCTGGTGGGGCTGGCGGGGTCGGCGCCGCCGCCAGGCGGGCGTCCCGGCGCCCGCCCCGGTGCCGCCCGAGGTGCTCGAGCGCGAGCCCGCCGAGCGCTCGGAGGGCATGTTCGTGGGCACCGTGTCCGGGCAGGACCGCCTGGACCGGGTCGCCGTCCACGACCTCGGGATCCGTTCGGACGCGGTCGTGGAGGTCCACACCGCGGAAGACCGGCCCGGGCTCCTCGTGCTGCGCCCGCACGTGGCCCCGCTGTTCGTGCCCGCCGCGCACCTGGTGGAGGCCGGCCTCTCCGCCGGGATCGCCGGGAAGTTCACGGAGCCCGGCGGCCTGGTGGCGTGGGGCTGGCGCCTCGGCGACGCCGACCTCACCTCCGCCTTCCGCCCCCGCCGCCCCGAGGACCGGGCGCGCCTGCTGGCGGCCCTGCAGACCATCATCGACCGCGCGGCCCCCGTCCGCGCAGGACAGGAGGACGCCCGATGA
- the carA gene encoding glutamine-hydrolyzing carbamoyl-phosphate synthase small subunit: MSTPTPETAVLVLEDGTVHRGRPYGARGTTLGEAVFTTGMTGYQETLTDPSYARQIVVQTVPHIGNTGVNDEDAESRAIWVAGYVVRDAARRPSNWRSERTLDEELAAHGVVGIQDVDTRAITRALRTEGSMKAGIFSGADAQRPETELLEEVRSQPSMAGARLAETVTAEAAYVVEPADHGWEGEPIATVAALDLGIKAATPRHLAARGIRVHVLPADADFAAIQAVQPDGVFLSNGPGDPATADEQVAVLRQVLDAGLPYFGICFGNQIFGRALGFGTYKLPFGHRGPNQPVMDKATGRVEITSQNHGFAVDAPIGEVVEAPEARYGRVEVSHWSLNDQVVEGLRLLDRPAFSVQFHPEAAAGPHDSLGLFDRFAQALSERRAGTAASATTEGA; the protein is encoded by the coding sequence ATGAGCACCCCGACCCCCGAGACCGCCGTGCTCGTGCTCGAGGACGGCACCGTGCACCGCGGCCGCCCCTACGGCGCGCGCGGCACCACCCTGGGCGAGGCCGTCTTCACCACCGGCATGACCGGGTACCAGGAGACCCTCACCGACCCCTCCTACGCCCGCCAGATCGTGGTGCAGACCGTCCCCCACATCGGCAACACCGGCGTCAACGACGAGGACGCCGAGTCCCGCGCCATCTGGGTGGCCGGCTACGTGGTCCGCGACGCCGCCCGCCGCCCGTCGAACTGGCGCTCCGAGCGCACCCTGGACGAGGAGCTCGCCGCCCACGGCGTGGTGGGCATCCAGGACGTGGACACCCGCGCGATCACCCGCGCGCTGCGCACCGAGGGGTCCATGAAGGCCGGCATCTTCTCCGGCGCGGACGCACAGCGCCCCGAGACCGAGCTGCTGGAGGAGGTCCGCAGCCAGCCCTCCATGGCCGGGGCCCGCCTGGCCGAGACCGTCACCGCGGAGGCGGCCTACGTCGTCGAGCCCGCCGACCACGGATGGGAGGGGGAGCCGATCGCCACGGTCGCCGCCCTGGACCTGGGCATCAAGGCCGCCACCCCGCGGCATCTGGCCGCCCGCGGCATCCGCGTGCACGTGCTGCCCGCGGACGCGGACTTCGCCGCGATCCAGGCCGTGCAGCCGGACGGCGTGTTCCTCTCCAACGGCCCGGGCGACCCCGCCACCGCGGACGAGCAGGTGGCCGTGCTGCGCCAGGTGCTCGATGCCGGCCTGCCGTACTTCGGCATCTGCTTCGGCAACCAGATCTTCGGCCGCGCCCTGGGCTTCGGCACCTACAAGCTGCCGTTCGGCCACCGCGGCCCCAACCAGCCCGTGATGGACAAGGCCACCGGCCGGGTGGAGATCACCTCGCAGAACCACGGGTTCGCCGTCGACGCGCCGATCGGCGAGGTCGTGGAGGCCCCCGAGGCGCGCTACGGCCGCGTGGAGGTCTCCCACTGGTCCCTCAACGACCAGGTGGTCGAGGGCCTGCGCCTGCTCGACCGCCCCGCCTTCTCCGTCCAGTTCCACCCCGAGGCCGCCGCCGGGCCGCACGACTCGCTCGGCCTGTTCGACCGCTTCGCGCAGGCGCTCTCCGAGCGCCGCGCCGGCACCGCCGCGTCCGCCACCACCGAAGGAGCCTGA